A window of Panicum virgatum strain AP13 chromosome 8K, P.virgatum_v5, whole genome shotgun sequence contains these coding sequences:
- the LOC120644596 gene encoding uncharacterized protein LOC120644596 codes for MNIERWREGTRAAHKLNVAERAAFCEQNNMTELELLQIEYGEDWWKQPLPLPPIIWKFELGKDLVAPEQILKLPTRMRQLHSWYKMQKSKLFGASYLDEDLHKGEGRVWVDFEHLYHFYQQGALDVSIMTLWTVMESHKCRRCGINNIGFLDPSTVHENTVNLPSTVDYLYKAFLSMQDKRSILLSYNCFYHHVLLDINLNNSRIEVYDSRKRPLSLIQPVIDVVNKAFAKYRKKSKIHRPFWGDFTVEEAKYILKQPPGNDHCGFYVMHYMHCYTGDCRSAEMNTELDSRELLMGELVALQEELAGWLVDYVVKPGSKYSII; via the exons ATGAATATAGAGAGGTGGCGTGAAGGAACCCGAGCTGCACACAAGTTAaatgtagctgaacgggccgcatTTTGTGAACAAAACAACATGACAGAGTTAGAACTTCTTCAAATTGAGTATGGAGAAGATTGGTGGAAACAACCATTGCCACTACCACCGATTATCTGGAAATTTGAATTGGGGAAAGATCTGGTGGCCCCAGAACAAATCCTGAAGCTACCCACAAGAATGCGACAGTTGCATTCTTGGTACAAGATGCAAAAAAGTAAGCTGTTTGGGGCAAgttatcttgatgaagatcttcaTAAGGGGGAAGGCAGAGTGTGGGTTGATTTCGAGCACTTGTATCATTTCTACCAACAGGGTGCTCTCGACGTCTCAATTATGACCTTGTGGACTGT aatGGAGTCACACAAATGTAGACGATGTGGGATTAACAATATAGGCTTCTTGGACCCTAGCACCGTACATGAGAACACAGTCAATTTACCAAGTACCGTTGACTACTTGTACAAAGCTTTCCTCTCCATGCAGGATAAAAGATCCATACTTCTTTCATACAATTGCTT TTATCATCATGTCCTACTCGATATCAACCTTAACAATAGTCGAATCGAGGTTTATGACTCACGAAAGAGGCCATTATCACTAATCCAGCCCGTCATTGATGTCGTCAACAA GGCCTTCGCTAAGTACCGTAAGAAAAGCAAAATCCATAGACCTTTTTGGGGAGACTTCACTGTAGAAGAGGCTAAATACATCCTCAAGCAGCCTCCGGGCAACGATCACTGTGGGTTCTATGTAATGCATTACATGCACTGCTACACCGGCGATTGCAGAAGCGCCGAAATG AACACTGAGTTGGATTCACGTGAATTGCTCATGGGCGAGCTAGTAGCACTTCAAGAAGAACTAGCTGGATGGCTTGTGGACTACGTGGTGAAGCCAGGATCTAAGTACAGCATAATCTAG